One window from the genome of Brassica napus cultivar Da-Ae chromosome A9 unlocalized genomic scaffold, Da-Ae chrA09_Random_11, whole genome shotgun sequence encodes:
- the LOC106451575 gene encoding xylan glycosyltransferase MUCI21-like isoform X1: MFRLSYGTICCDRTGFRSDICIMKGDVRTHYTSSSIFLFTSFKNKSKPREKIKPYTRKWETSVMETVQELNLVYKDVNDEHHNNNNNVCDVVYHNVPAVFFSTGGYTGNVYHEFNEGIIPLFITSQHFNKRVVFVIVEYRNWWVTKYKDILSQLSDHPPVDFNGDKRTHCFKEAIVRLKIHDELSVDSSLMLGNKTILDFRSVLDRAFWPRIHGLIQDEEAENKTGFKPKLVIMSRNGSRVLLNENLLVKLAEEIGFFVEVLRPDKTTELAKIYRSLNSSDVMIGVHGAAMTHFFFLKPRTVFIQIIPLGTEWAAETYYGEPAKKLRLKYMGYKIKPRESSLYGDYGEDDPIIKDPKSFTKKGWDYNKKIYLERQNVTLDLKRFMKPLSRAYKLSITQSK, from the coding sequence GGACAATTTGTTGTGACAGAACCGGTTTTAGATCAGACATATGTATCATGAAAGGAGACGTTAGAACACACTATACATCTTCATCAATCTTCCTCTTCACATCCTTCAAAAACAAGTCCAAACCCCGTGAGAAGATCAAACCATACACAAGGAAATGGGAAACAAGTGTGATGGAAACAGTTCAAGAACTCAATCTCGTCTACAAAGATGTCAATGATGAAcatcacaacaacaacaacaatgtaTGCGATGTTGTGTACCATAACGTTCCCGCTGTGTTTTTCTCAACGGGTGGATACACTGGAAACGTTTACCACGAGTTCAACGAAGGAATCATCCCTTTGTTCATCACTTCACAGCATTTTAACAAGAGGGTTGTGTTTGTCATCGTTGAGTATCGTAATTGGTGGGTTACTAAATATAAAGATATCCTCTCTCAGCTCTCTGATCACCCTCCAGTAGACTTCAATGGAGACAAGAGAACGCACTGTTTCAAAGAAGCTATCGTACGGTTAAAGATTCACGACGAGTTGAGTGTTGACTCATCGTTAATGCTTGGAAACAAAACAATTCTTGATTTTAGAAGCGTGTTGGATCGTGCTTTCTGGCCACGTATCCACGGATTGATTCAAGACGAAGAAGCAGAGAACAAGACTGGTTTCAAACCAAAACTTGTGATTATGTCAAGAAACGGATCAAGAGTGCTACTTAACGAGAATCTTCTGGTGAAACTAGCCGAGGAGATTGGATTCTTTGTCGAGGTTTTGAGACCGGACAAAACAACAGAGCTGGCGAAAATCTACAGATCATTGAACTCTAGTGATGTTATGATCGGTGTCCATGGAGCTGCGATGACacatttctttttcttgaaaCCAAGAACCGTGTTTATACAGATTATACCGTTAGGAACCGAGTGGGCTGCTGAGACTTACTATGGAGAACCGGCCAAGAAGCTGAGGTTGAAGTACATGGGCTACAAGATTAAAccgagagagagttctttataCGGTGATTATGGCGAAGATGATCCGATAATTAAAGATCCAAAGAGTTTTACTAAAAAAGGATGGGATTACAATAAGAAGATTTATCTTGAGCGCCAAAACGTGACGCTTGATTTGAAAAGATTCATGAAACCATTGTCTCGTGCTTATAAGCTCTCCA